The following proteins are encoded in a genomic region of Candidatus Hinthialibacter antarcticus:
- a CDS encoding tetratricopeptide repeat protein: MKSVIWGIVLLIFVAVSGVCQQDETLERSRALGLAYMEEDDFPNAVEYFEQAVKLAPDSAKDAANLGKSYYHAERFDDGIISLKRALELEPDNTVARYNLGLIYKTQGNFKDALPCFEEIAKNNAEDAALFYNLGLSLVNLGRNQEAIPWFEKTLTLDPAHTSAIYQLMLFAARNGQRDRSRELQKQFQEYKKNEAQRPPDAVDEGIFFGPLEYEITKQPSETPTSSKTSSEFTINTDWSNALKKKLDVSSTRVLASLPDLEAKQTDLVITSEEKTHIVRIDKNAEIISQKLIGEVAYDKCYPADFDNDKQLDLLFISPDKVVLFKNNGSGYDLLDNLFTAETDGVNDACWTDFDHEGDLDLFLARPNEGDLILQNNSDGSFKNVTETIDGLQLGNSYSITTSDYDFDNDLDIFQLTSDGNVRVFDNLREVRFKLVEDKPLVSNLDTTPYIRCFSFESNNSKQLVVFNAWMNEQLFRVNQEGEIEIPLIETPGYSPLSVCDFNNDGLLDVLHERKGNDRAALTIIHSPQNSILTKSIFTNQRTNQSVHSAIPADIDWDGDLDLLVNYDDGYLLPYENDLKESNKSILVKVNGEKNTSFGYGAKIQIKDGLFRAYREIQEPVTHIGVGNRDQVDVLRITWPNGIFQNEIHTAAASPAILNVSEKPGYAGSCPFIYTWDGEKFDFISDALSTGPLGLYVGGGFFPPRPEEYIRIRGDQMKPLDGEYHVRASEELREITYLDRLELLSASHPDAIEIHVNESFTLPPFPKFKLYGMSKQARLIARMVDNFGNDVTDLVKENDNRYPRPFNLDTHFEGVDHEYWFEIDLGDFDETQPVLLFMTGYVDWPNSSVARSLEQNPSLDFVMPYLQVKNESGEWETVKNPMGFPAGKLKTVPLDLSGLFKTNDHTVRIVSTLMVHWDRIWVDPAPITEGFKIITHEMTSADFRFGGYSRMYDLAGVGPHWYDYSQRNDNQRWSFNVGDYTRFGDVHSLLTDFDDHYVIMAPGDEVAATFDASNQQKAANLTYFLHLHGWVKDADISTAHSVTVEPLPFKEMGGYPYGDDKSYPLTAENLEYLLEYNTRTITGPNEPMRVPKQWKATAPAHRSRGLSQR; the protein is encoded by the coding sequence GGCAAGTCTTATTACCACGCCGAACGCTTTGATGATGGAATCATCTCCCTTAAGCGCGCTCTTGAACTCGAACCCGATAACACCGTCGCTCGCTACAACCTGGGACTCATTTATAAAACACAGGGCAACTTCAAAGACGCTCTGCCCTGCTTTGAGGAGATTGCAAAGAATAACGCAGAAGATGCGGCGTTGTTTTATAACCTCGGCTTATCGCTGGTGAATCTGGGCCGCAATCAGGAAGCCATCCCCTGGTTTGAGAAGACGCTTACACTCGACCCGGCGCATACCAGCGCAATTTATCAACTCATGCTGTTTGCTGCGCGTAACGGTCAACGCGACCGCAGCCGCGAGTTACAAAAGCAATTTCAGGAATACAAAAAAAACGAAGCGCAGCGCCCTCCCGACGCCGTTGATGAAGGTATATTCTTCGGCCCGCTGGAATATGAAATCACAAAGCAACCATCAGAAACACCAACCAGCAGTAAGACATCCTCAGAGTTTACAATCAACACTGACTGGTCAAACGCATTGAAGAAAAAACTAGACGTTTCCTCTACTCGCGTATTGGCGTCATTGCCTGACCTCGAAGCCAAACAGACTGATCTCGTCATCACCAGCGAAGAGAAAACTCATATCGTTCGCATAGACAAGAATGCAGAAATCATCTCACAGAAACTGATTGGCGAAGTTGCGTACGACAAATGCTATCCCGCTGATTTTGATAACGACAAACAACTTGATCTGCTTTTCATCTCGCCAGATAAAGTCGTTTTGTTTAAGAACAATGGAAGCGGATACGATTTATTGGATAACCTTTTCACTGCTGAAACGGACGGCGTAAATGACGCCTGTTGGACAGACTTTGACCACGAAGGCGACCTTGATCTTTTTCTCGCAAGGCCAAACGAAGGCGACTTAATTCTTCAAAACAACAGCGACGGTTCATTTAAAAATGTGACAGAAACCATTGATGGATTGCAATTAGGAAACAGCTATTCAATTACTACCTCTGATTATGATTTCGATAACGATTTGGATATCTTTCAGCTCACATCAGATGGAAACGTACGCGTCTTTGATAATCTAAGAGAAGTGCGCTTTAAATTAGTTGAAGACAAGCCGCTAGTTTCCAATCTCGATACGACGCCCTATATTCGATGCTTTAGTTTTGAATCAAATAATTCAAAGCAACTGGTTGTTTTCAATGCTTGGATGAATGAGCAGCTATTTCGTGTCAATCAAGAGGGTGAAATTGAAATTCCGTTAATTGAAACGCCTGGATACAGCCCGTTGTCTGTGTGTGATTTTAATAACGATGGGCTTCTTGATGTGTTGCATGAACGAAAAGGCAATGACCGCGCGGCGCTTACCATTATACACTCGCCCCAAAATTCCATTTTGACTAAATCTATTTTCACAAACCAACGCACCAATCAAAGCGTCCATTCAGCCATCCCCGCTGACATCGACTGGGACGGCGATTTGGATTTGCTGGTCAACTATGACGACGGTTATTTGCTTCCATACGAAAATGATTTGAAAGAGAGCAACAAATCCATTCTGGTGAAAGTGAATGGGGAGAAAAACACTTCATTCGGTTACGGCGCCAAGATTCAGATCAAAGACGGCCTGTTTCGCGCCTATCGTGAAATTCAAGAACCCGTCACGCATATCGGCGTCGGCAACCGCGACCAAGTCGACGTGCTGCGAATCACCTGGCCCAACGGCATTTTCCAAAATGAAATTCATACCGCCGCCGCGTCTCCTGCGATCTTGAACGTCTCGGAGAAGCCTGGTTATGCGGGTTCGTGTCCGTTTATCTATACCTGGGACGGCGAGAAGTTTGACTTCATCAGCGATGCGCTTTCCACTGGGCCGCTTGGCCTATACGTCGGCGGAGGATTCTTCCCGCCGCGCCCGGAGGAATACATCCGCATACGCGGCGACCAGATGAAACCACTCGACGGCGAATATCACGTTCGCGCTTCGGAAGAACTGCGCGAGATCACTTATCTGGACCGCCTCGAACTGCTGTCCGCTTCGCATCCAGACGCGATTGAGATTCATGTCAACGAGAGTTTTACTCTGCCGCCGTTTCCTAAATTCAAACTCTACGGCATGTCGAAACAGGCGCGCCTCATCGCACGCATGGTGGACAATTTCGGCAATGACGTAACGGATTTAGTGAAAGAAAATGACAACCGTTATCCGCGTCCATTTAATTTAGACACACACTTTGAAGGCGTCGATCATGAATACTGGTTCGAGATCGACTTGGGAGATTTTGACGAAACGCAGCCAGTCCTATTATTTATGACCGGCTACGTTGACTGGCCCAATTCCAGCGTGGCGCGTTCGTTGGAACAGAACCCATCGCTCGATTTTGTCATGCCCTACTTGCAAGTCAAAAATGAAAGCGGCGAATGGGAAACGGTCAAAAATCCGATGGGCTTCCCTGCGGGCAAATTAAAGACCGTCCCGCTGGATTTGAGCGGCTTGTTCAAAACAAATGATCATACGGTCCGAATCGTCTCGACTCTGATGGTGCATTGGGACCGCATCTGGGTTGATCCCGCGCCGATCACAGAAGGCTTCAAGATCATCACACATGAGATGACCTCCGCCGACTTTCGTTTTGGCGGCTACTCGCGCATGTATGACCTCGCGGGCGTCGGGCCGCATTGGTACGACTATAGTCAGCGCAATGACAATCAGCGTTGGAGTTTCAACGTCGGCGACTACACCCGCTTCGGCGACGTGCATTCATTGCTGACCGATTTCGACGACCATTACGTTATCATGGCGCCGGGCGATGAGGTTGCCGCGACGTTTGACGCGAGCAATCAACAAAAAGCCGCGAACCTGACTTACTTTTTGCACTTGCATGGTTGGGTGAAAGACGCCGACATCAGCACTGCGCACAGCGTCACCGTCGAGCCATTGCCGTTTAAGGAGATGGGCGGCTATCCATACGGAGACGACAAGAGTTACCCGCTCACGGCGGAGAATCTTGAATACTTGTTGGAATATAACACGCGAACGATTACCGGCCCGAACGAACCGATGCGGGTTCCGAAACAGTGGAAGGCGACTGCGCCAGCGCATCGGTCTCGCGGGTTATCTCAGCGCTGA